The following DNA comes from Triticum aestivum cultivar Chinese Spring chromosome 3D, IWGSC CS RefSeq v2.1, whole genome shotgun sequence.
AACGGAGAAATGGGGAAGTTTTTCCGTAATAGGAAAGGGTTAAGACAGGGCGATCCCATTTCCCCGCTTGTCTTTAACTTCGTGGCAGACGCCTTGTCAGCTATGTTGTACAAGGCCAGGGAGGCCGGACATATCAAGGGGCTTGTTTCACACCTAATCCCAGGAGGAGTGTCACACCTTCAATACGCTGACGATACCTTGCTGATGTTCGAGCCTGACGACCATAGTATTTCGTCGGTTAAGCTCTTGCTACTCGCCTTTGAGATCCTGTCCGGtctcaaaataaatttccttaATAGTGAGGTCATTACCATGGGGATGGACGACCAACAAAGCGTGCGATTAGCAAATCTACTTAATTGTAAGCTAGGGAGCTTTCCAATTAAGTACCTCGGGCTTCCAATTTCTCACCGTAAATTCTCGATTCTTGAGTGGGAGCCTCTATATGGGAAAGTGGCCAATAGGGTTAGCCCGTGGCGTGGGCGCTTTATGTCCTCCGCTGCTCGGCTCATTCTGACTAACTCGAGTCTGTCATCCCTTCCCTTATTTACAATGGGGATGTTCTTACTAGCTGATGGCGTGCACGCTAGGTTAGACACCCCAAGATcccggttcttttgggaaggaaccggCATCAAACGCAAATACCACCTAGTTAAATGGGCGGCCGTGTGTAGGCCAATTTTTTTTGGAGGATTGGGGATCCTAAACTCGAAACTCATGAATGTCGCCCTCCTTTCCAAATGGTGGTGGCGGCTTACCCAAAACGAGACGGGTCTCTGGGCACAGCTGCTAAAAGCGAAATACTTCCCTAATGGAAATCCCTTCACGGCCTCGCCAAACGGCTCCGCGTTTTGGAAAGGGATCCAAGTGGTCCGCCCTGCTTTTGCAATTGGGGCCAAGTTCCAGATCAACAATGGCCAACACACTCGGTTTTGGCTTGATTGTTGGCTGGGTACCGCCCCCTCTGGCAAAGCCACCCCAACTTATTCCGGATCGCCACTAACATCAACATCCTAGTTGGGGACGCACTGAGTGCCAACCCCCCTGCGATACACTTTTTGCGGGCACTCACCAACGCCGAACGAGAGTCATGGGATGGCTGGCGGCTATCGATTAGGCACGGACGCTGATTCGGTAGAGTGGAGCTTGACCGCCTCCAAAAACTTTACGGTGAAAAATCCCTTTACAACAAACTAACCGAAGGGACAACACTAGACATAGCAAGGGGGCTATGGAAGGCAGGCCTGCCCTTGAagattaaaatcttcatgtggcaaATGTTTAGGAATAGGCTGCCTACTTCGGATAATGTGGCCAAGCACAACGGCCCGGCTGATGGCTCTTGCACTGTGTGCGGCCTCGGTGAAGATGCTAACCACGTCTTTTTTAGATGTCACCTGGCCAAGTTCGCGTGGAGTGCGGTAAGGGAAGCATTCCACTCGAACTGGAACCCAGCCTCGGGCGCTGATCTGATCACCATCCTCAAAACCCTGAAAAGGACTAGCGGTAGAATCGCTTGGCGATGCGTAGGGGCATTGTTGTGGGCTCCTTGGACGACATGGAATAAAATTGCGATTGAGAAGAAATTCCCTAACCATTCCGTTGATGTGAtcttcaaatgccatttatttttACAGACGTGGACACCGTTGGAGAAGGAGTGCGATGCTGATCGCATGTCGGAGGCCATGACGCGCATCAAGACGATCAAGGCTGTGGCAAGACAAGACCCGCCGCTCGGGTGATGCTTGTGGAGTATTAAGTACTTATGTACTGTTGGCTAGGACTAGCAGCGCTGGTTTGTTTAGTTTGGATGTAATATTTGTGCCTGCGTGCAGAACCTTTATTTTGGTGGTAGCTGGTCGTGTGGAACTGCTGTTATCTTTTCGCTCATGTCAGTTTGTAACTTTTTGACCTTGATGCCttggggctttattaatttaaagctggACGCTTCTAGCGTCTTCGTTCCAAAAAATCATGTAAATTATTCATCTTTGCCTGTTTATACACGACGGCTGCTGGTTTCTACCCTATGTTGCATCTGTATTTTCTCACAACTAGGTGACGGATATATATAATATCAGTCTAAGTTACTATTGATATTGCACCCAATCCAATATTACACAAGTTTTTTTAAGCTACACAGACCATTCAGATGAAATTACAAAGATACAAAGTAGCCCGGACAGCGTGTAACGAAGAATGTTAAAATGAAACCTGAGAAGCAAGAGGGTCACGAAAATGATTGTCGCTAGGAGCTCAGCAAAACCCTAAGAATGCCCATGTGGATCCTACTGCAAAAGATCTCATCATGCATCCTCACCACCAATGAATTCTCTGGTAGCATCCCAAGGCGAATTCAGGAAAACCCGAAGGATTGCTCGTGCAGATCCTACAGCTAAAGATCTCATTCTGCATCCTTGCCACCAATGAATTCTCCGGTAGCATCCCAAGGCCTAGCTTCGAAAGATTTCCCAATCATACTCCTCTTCTTGTTTACTGTTCCGTCGTCACGCGCGTACTCGGGGAAATAGTCCAGGAAAGATTTACTTCCAAGAGAATGCACTCCTTCGAACAGGAACTCAGTCACCAAATCCTGAATATCAAAGCAACAAGTAACTCTGCAAATAACATGAATTGGGTGTGTGTAAATATAGTGAATGTTGGCAGAAGAGAAACCTTGGCATAGCTTTCACCAATCAACTTCTTCAGAAGTGGAAACCCAGGATCCTGCCCATAGACAAGGCACGAAGTTAGTGGAAGATGCTCTGTAGCAGCTGGTTTTACAAATGATAATATCTAATGAGCAGTCCTAATTTGGCGCAGGTAACAGTGTAATGATAAATCACTAGTCAATCAATATAACTTTCTGTGCATGGTTTTTGAAAAATACAAACCTTTTCAGCCCTCCATGTGAGATATCTATGTTGCGCTTCTCTGTTACGAACAACTTTTGTTTTGTCATTTTCTTCAGCCGCTTGATCCGTTAACTGAAGCCAAGCCTGCGTCGTCAGAAACATGAGAAAACAAAGAGCATGATACTTGGAATTGCATGTTTGGCACAACAGTTTAAAAATTTAACAGAGCAATCGTGAATACCTTATAGTAATCCATCAAAGCTGAATACAGAACATGATGGTTGCGTTCAGTGGGCTCAAATATAGTCCAGATCACGATTGGAGAGAAGAATCTCAGAGATTCGCTCGTAATCTTGCCACCCCATGGCAGAAGCTGCATTTTCTCTAAATAAAGATAACACTCTGTGTATAAAGCTAATAGAAGAAGACTGGGGTAATACATCTGGGTGAAGGATAAGATCCAAGTACCTCACTATACTTCTGTATAAGAGGCATCAAATTCCTGTAGTATTTATCTTTGTAATCCCTGTCTTCAGTGATATCGTATAGCGGATTGAGGTCCCTGCAAGAAATTCAAATAGTTCATTCAGGCCATTATTCATATTCTAGTTTAAGCACAGTAATTAAGTCTTGAATGACATTACATATCATGACACTTACAAGACAACAATACTCTGTGCAGGAGTAGTAAAAGCGTTGGCGCAAAATATTGGAAGATCGTATTCAGgttcagaga
Coding sequences within:
- the LOC123075631 gene encoding phytochromobilin:ferredoxin oxidoreductase, chloroplastic, producing the protein MSGGGVGAGGGVLGAGSSYQRFVRTALEQTRHRTALTPHPSQEKFRLIRANDDAAVLDALSFTAPKIRLLRSLTVEKKNSVQVLDFAAFSEPEYDLPIFCANAFTTPAQSIVVLDLNPLYDITEDRDYKDKYYRNLMPLIQKYSELLPWGGKITSESLRFFSPIVIWTIFEPTERNHHVLYSALMDYYKAWLQLTDQAAEENDKTKVVRNREAQHRYLTWRAEKDPGFPLLKKLIGESYAKDLVTEFLFEGVHSLGSKSFLDYFPEYARDDGTVNKKRSMIGKSFEARPWDATGEFIGGKDAE